The nucleotide sequence TCAGCGGGGGGATGTCGTGGGGCAGGAACCAGAGCTTGATCTCCCGCTCGGCGTCCTCATACGTGGCCGAGGCGTGGATCAGGTTGTCCATGCGGTCGTCGATCTTGTTGCCCTTGGCATCGAGGATGGGAACGACGGTTCCGAGGGCCCGAAGGCAGCCGGGTCTCTCTTCGCGGGCCTTGTGCGGGTTGGTCGGTCCGGCCATCTCCCGGACGGTCTTGAGCACGTTGGGTCCGAGGTAGACGATGGCGATGACCCGCCGTTTCCAGACGTCCACAGGGTAGTGGACGGCGCCAGTGATGTAGTCGAGCAGCGCCGCATAGAACGCCTTGCCCCGATGCTCGGCGTAGTGTTCCTCGGCCAGCATCCTGTGGACGTTGACGATCTTGGCGGCGGCAAAACGCGACCCGGTGTGAAACTCGGATAGCTGCGAGAGAATGAACCCCGTGACGGAGTTCTTCAGGGCATCCGGCTTGATGAGCACCAGGGTCTGTTCCAGTTGATTGCTGTCCATAGACGCGGTTCCTCACGACTCGAATAGGTCCCATAGGACTGATCGGACCTGTTGCGACCCGGCCCGGCGTGGGTGATTGAGCCAAGAAAAAGAGCGTCTGCGCCCCAGGGGCAGGGCGCAGACGCATGAACTCGATTACATCTTGGCGATCTTTTCCATGATATCGACGGTGCGGGTCGAGTAGCCCCACTCGTTGTCGTACCAACTGACGACCTTGACGGTCTTGCCCTGCACCATCGTGCAGAGCGAGTCGAAGATACTGGAATGGGGATCGCCGATGATGTCGCTGCTGACGATCGGCTCATCGCAGTAGGCGAGAATGCCCTTCATCGGACCTTCGGCAGCGGCCTTGACCGCGGCATTGACCTCGTCCTTGGTCACTTCTTTCTTCAGGTCGGCCACCAGATCCACGCAGCTTCCGGTGATGACCGGGACGCGGAGGGCGTAGCCGTCGAGCTTGCCGTTCAGTGCCGGGATGACCTTGCCGACGGCCTTGGCGGCGCCGGTGGTCGTCGGGATGATGTTCTGGGCGGCCGCCCGGGCGCGACGCATGTCGCTGTGGATCATGTCGCAGACGTTCTGATCGTTCGTGTAGCCGTGCACCGTGACCATCAGGCCTTTCTCGATGCCGAAGGCGTCGTTGAGGGCCTTGGCCAGCGGGGCCAGACAGTTGGTCGTGCAACTGGCGTTGGAGATGCTCTGGGTCTTCGCGGTGATGGCCTCGTCATTGACGCCCAGCACGACGGTCGCGTCGATGTCGTCCTTGGCCGGCACGGTCAGGACGACCTTCTTGGCGCCAGCCTTGACATGGTCCATATAGCCGCCCTTCGGCGACTCTTTGGCGCGGAAAATGCCCGTGGACTCGACGACGATCGAGACGCCCATGTCCTTCCAGGGCAGTTCGGCCGGGTTGCGGACGCCGAGGACCTTGACGGTCTTGCCGTTGATGACGATGTCGTCGCCCTTGACCTCGACGGTCCCGTTCCATCGGCCCATCACGGTATCGTACTTGAACAGGTGGGCCAGGCTCTTGGTGTCGGCCAGGTCGTTGATCGCGACCAGTTCCAGCTCGCCCTTACGCTGCATGATGATGCGTGCGACCGCTCTGCCGATTCGGCCGAAACCGTTGATTGCCACCTTTGTTGCCATCTGCGTTCTCCTTATTCTGTTCACACGTCTGTAAGAGGGGTTTCTCAGCGATTCGATGCCCCGCCCATGGGAGCTTGCATATACGGAGGGGCCACTCTATGGGAGCCGCTGCGGCCTGTCAAGACATTTTGCCCCAGGTTTTGGACGGACGCCGGCAGGGTGTCTGTGCAGATTTCCGGGCGACGGCACTTCGGGCACAGAGAGCCGCCGGTGGCCGTTTGTAGTGTGCCCGTCAGGGCATGCCTTCCACGAAATGGGGATAACGCCTTGCGGCGTCACTACAAACGCGCGAGGATCGCGTCAGACGACGCCACCCCAAACGACTATCCCCATGCCAGGAAATCTTCACAGACCCCCGGCAGGATCGGTTCAGATGAGCCTGGTGCGGAGACCAGCCTTCCTGGCTGCTGAAACCTCCCGCTGGTCTGCCGAGACGAACAGCTCGGCTCCCCAGCGGAGGGCGCAGGCAATGTGCAGTGCCTCCATTGCACGGACCGGGTTTTCTTCCAGAATGGTTGTGCAAGACGATATGACATCCGCTGTGAGATTGACGATGGCTGCATCGTGGATGTCTTCGAACAGGCTGTCCTTGGCCGTCCTGTACTGACGGGCGGAGAGGCTCCTCTCGCGCAGACGACGGTTGAGGGCCGAGACGATCTCGGGGATGCAGACGACGCTCAAGGCAAGCTCGGCGGCCGTCGCACAAAGCGCGTCAACCACGTCGCTGCCTGGCTCCTCAACGTACCGCTTTGCGAAGGCCGCCGAGTCAAAGAACGTCTTCACGCCTTCGCTCCTCGCGGATGGCGGCCGACAGCCGTGCCCCCTTGGCGGTCAGACGCAGGCCCGGCCGCTTCCACGAAGGGCCGGCGGAACGGTCCGCCGCCGGCGGCGAGATCTCCGCGATGGGCTTGCCGTGACGCAGCACCAGGAACGTCTCCCCTTTCTCCACGTCCGAGAGCACCCCCGACGCCTGCCTTCGAAACTCCGTGAACGTGATCGCCTTCACACGGACCTTCCGATTCAAACTGTACACAACTGTACAGAAGTGCGCAATACGAACACCGCTCGATCAAGGCCCTGCGCGCAGCGTACAGCAGCCGCAACCCTTCTATCGATTTGCTGCCAGCCCACCTCCCCGCTGATCCGGTTCTGAAGCACCCCGTCCAGCAACCAACCGCCAGTCTTCGGCCCATTCCGCATCACCCACCGGTTCACGATATTCGTCATCTATCTACCTATAAACGGTGACTGTCCCTATTAGTACCTTGGCCGATAGGTTCTATGCCCTCCTTGGCTGGCCGAGCCAATCAAAGCCAGGGAGGGCATAACGATGTTGAGCCTATCGGTGCCACGAGCGGGTTTCAAGAACGACTTTTCCGTCATCACCGATTCCTTCCTTCACACCCCGGGCCTGCCGTTCGCCTCGGTGCTGGACGCTGAGGCGCTCTTCGGGCAGGCCGACTTATTCTCGACCCAGATTGTCCTGTGGGCTTTTCTCGCCCAGACGCTGCGGGATGGCAAGGGCGTCGCCTGCTCGTCGGCGGTGGCCGATATCGCAGCGTATCTGCTGCAGACCGGTCAGCGGCCCCCGTGCGGCGACACGGGCGATTACTGCCGGGCCCGCGCGAAGCTGAGCCGAAGGGCCTTGCAGCGGTTGGCTGGCGAGGCGGCCGACCACCTGGAGCAAGAGGCTCCTGCGTCCTGGTTATGGAAGGGCCGGCACGCCAAACTCGTCGACGGCTTCACCTTCACCATGCCCGACACGGCGGACAATCAGCGGGCGTTCCCCCAGATCGGCGCCCAGCGTCCCGGCGTGGGCTTGCCCATTGCCCGAACCTGTGTTGTGCTCTCGTTGGCTACCGCCTGTGTTTGCGACCTGGCCATGGGGCCGTACGAGGGCAAAGAGACGGGCGAAACCGCCTTGCTGCGCAGGCTGCTCGATACCTTCAACGAGAACGATGTGGTCGTCTTCGATCGCTACTATTGCTCCTTCATGATGCTGGCTCTGCTGGCGCAGCAGGGCTTGCACCTCTGCGCCCGACGGCACCAATGCCGAGCCAGTGACTTTCGACGCGGACGGCGACTGGGGCCGGGCGACCATCTGGTCACGTGGACGCGACCGCCGAGGCCACGGTGGATGTCCGCCGAGTCGTACGAGCAGATGCCCGAGATCCTCACGTTGCGTGAGGTGAGATTCCAGGTGACCGTTCCCGGTCGGCGAACGGAAACCATCACCATCGTCACGACGCTGACCGACCCGAACGTCTATTCCCGGCAAGACCTGGCGGACCTCTATGGGTTTCGGTGGAATGCGGAGTTGGACATTCGTCAGATCAAGCAAACGTTGCACCTCGATCACGTCCGCTGCAAAACGCCGGCGATGGTCGCGCGCGAACTGTGGGTGACGGTGCTGGCCTACAACCTGATCCGCAAGCTGATCGCGACGTCGGCGGTGGTCCATCGAAAGCAGCCTCGGCACCTGAGCTTTACGCTGGCCTGCCAGAGTCTTCTGGCCTCCTGGATGGTCTTAGCGACGGGATCCTGTCGGGATCGGCGTGCGTTGTACAACCTGCTGCTGGCGCACCTCGCCGCCCACGGGGTGGCGAACCGCCCGGGCCGCATCGAACCGCGTGTCTTGAAGCGTCGACGGCATCGCTATCCCCTGATGCAACAACCTCGCGCTCAGCTACGTGCGAAACTCACGAAAACGTAACTCGCTACCCATACGGTGCTTGCGGACGGCAGTGCCATTCGTGGCTGTCCCTATTATTGCCCCGCCGAGAAATGCGGGATAGTGCCACCGGCCAGTCGGCATGTTCCCTGGCTGGGCCTATGTTGGGCGAGATCTTGCCCTATCGGGCTATGGGGTGTGCGTCGCCACTGATCCGATATTTCGACAAGAATCCCTGCAATCGCTGCGGCACGCGAGGAAAGCTATAACCGCCGCGATGGGACCATGAAACCGTCGAGCCTATACCGGTGAGCTTGAGCACATCGCCGAGAAGCTCATCGTGTGGGTAGAGGTACCACGAACCGCCTTCGTGGAAAGCGACCCAGAGGTCTTTCCCCGTATACTTCTTGTAGAAGGATAAACGCCCTTTGAGTTGCACGCGCAGAAACGTGCTCCCGTCCACGTGGTGGGCGATGAAATCCGCTCCTTGCCAATCATCGCTGAGTCGCATGGTGACGAACCCGTAGTCTGCCAGGACCGCTGACAGCTTCTGGAAGTTGAAATTCTCTTTCTGTCTTGCGTTCAATTCCGTGTACTTGATTCGCTCCAGTCTCACGGGGCCATTCCTCCGAGACGTGTCATCTTCCGGTACTTGCCCGTCTGGCTGGCGACCAGCAAGCTCATCTACTTTCCAAGGCCTGGTAGACCGTGCCGTGCTGCTGAAGCCATTCGATGTCTCCCTGTTCCGCGTGCTCTTGCACTTTGCGGAGCAGTTGCACTGTCTCGGCCTCATAGCAGGGTTCTCCTGCGTTATCCTCCGGGATGACCGCCTCAACCTCAACTGCTACGATGAAACTCTGTGTTCGAACCAGGCGCGTACGAGGCACTCGCTTACCGGCAATTCTCATCGTTCAACCCCATCGAAGAAATGAACTGTGACCAGTTTGGCCACTCCGCTGCGCTTCAAATGGAACCAGGCAGCCTTGAACGCCGTTCCGTCCGGAAGCTTCTCCTGCATCTCGACGGCGGGATTCGGCGTGTCATCGGCCCGTTCACGGATCAATTCCGCATCCTCGAAACCAAGAACGGCTTGCCATTCCAGATACCACGCTCTTCAAGTCGCTGGGCTGCGTGCTCTCCCACGACGTATCTTTCGTCCGCAACAAGTCGGCGAATCGTGTGAAATAACTCCCCCATTGGGGGGGCTCCTCATCCCTTGTTCAAGGTCCAGTCATGTCGTCGGCGTCCAGAGAGTCCAAGACTTCGCTCACATGGTGAGCATGACAGAATCCGCCTGCAAAGGCAAGAGGGCCGCCTCTTTCCGTCGCAGGCGCACACGCGCAGACCTTGCAGATCGGGCTACTTGGGGGCTTTGGCCTTTCGGATGGGTTTTTCCTGGAGGAAGCGGCTGATGTTTCGGATCGCCTGTCGCAGGCGCTGCTCGTTCTCGACCAGGGCGATGCGGAAATAGCCTTCGCCGTTCTCGCCGAAGGCCCCGCCGGGGCTGATGGCCACCTCGGCGTGCTCCATCAGGTCCATCGCGAAGTCGATCGTGCCCTTGCCTCGCAGGTGCTCGTCCGGGACGCGGGTCCAGACGAACATCCCGGCACGCGGCTTCTCGACGCTCCAGCCGATTCGTTCGAGGGCCTCGCACACGACGTCACGCCGCAGGCGATAGATCTCGTTCTGCGCGACGATGGTGTCCTCGCAGTGCCGCATGGCGATGATGCCGGCGATCTGGACCGCCTGGAAGATGCCGTAGTCGTAATAGCCCTTGATCGTGGCCAGGTAGTCGATCATCTGCCGGTTGCCGGCGACGAACCCGACGCGAAAGCCGGCCATGTTGTAGGGCTTGCTCATCGTGGTGAACTCGACGCCGACGTCCTTGGCGCCCTTGGCCGAGAGAAAGCTGGGGGCCTTGTAGCCGTCGAAGACGGTCTCGCCATAGGCGAAATCGTGAATGACCGTGAACTTGAACCGCTTGGCCAGATCGACGACGGTCTCGAAGAACCCTTCATCGACGGTCATGGTGGTCGGGTTGTGCGGGTAGTTCAGGATCAGCAGCTTGGGTTTGGGGAACAGGTGCTCGGAGACCATCGCGATGGTGTCGAGGAACTTCTGATCGTTGCCCAGCGGCACGGTGATGACGTTGCCGCCGGCCAGGACGACGCCGTAGTTGTGGATGGGAAAGGCCGGATCGGGAACGATCGCCGTGTCGCCCGGACCCAGCATCGCCAGGCACAGGTGGCTGAAACCTTCTTTGGACCCGATGCAGGCCAGGACCTCGTGCTCCCAGTCGAGGTCGACGTTCCATTTGCGGGCATACTTCTTGGCCATCTCGATACGGAGGCCTTTGATGCCCTTGCTGGCGCTGTAGCGATGGTTGCGCGGATCACGGGCGGCCTCACAGAGCTTCTCGATGACCAGCGGGGGGGCCGGGTCCTGAGGGTTGCCCATTCCCAGATCGATGATATCGGCGCCTTGCTGTCTCTTGGCGAGCTTGAGGGCGTTCAGTCGCCCGAACAGATACGGCGGCAGCCGCGTGATTCGTGTTGCCGGTTCAATCGTGTATTCGGTGTTGTTGCTTGGCATCGTGAAAACCTGCTTTTCTGTGGCGGGCCAGATATATCCCGCCCCGACGTTTATCGGGATCGGCTGGATCGACCCACGCCCTTTCCATTCCGGTGGTGGGCCCGCGACCCACGCGACAAGTCGGCATTGTAGCATCCCCTTTGCCGTTTGCAAAAACTTCCCACCGTCGCCATCCACCTGTTTTGGGCAAATTGTCTCTGCAGGCAAGCGCTTGGGTGCTGCCAAGGCCGGTTGTCGTGTGTCGTGGGAACGCCCGGCATCGTGATTTCGGCGGGGTTGTTGCGGTCGACGACAACATCGCGTCTTGTAAGGGGCAGCGGTCGAGGGTATTCTGGCCGAACAGGGACCACGCTGTTCGGCGTCTCGGCTTGTCGGATCAGTGGGATGCGCCTGTATGTGACCTGCGATCTGGAAGAGAAGGAGATGGCGTCGCGATGGATGTCGCCACAAATCGAACGCGGAAAGAGAAACGCAGCCCCCACGGGTACCCTCCCGGTTCCCGTCTGGCTGCAATGGGACAGTTGTCGAGCCTCGACGGCGCGGTGCTGACGATGTTTGCTCTGTCCTTCGGACCGCTGACACGGAACGATCTGGTCGCCGCCCTCAAGCAGGCGGGCTTTGCCATGCCCGACGGCTCGGCCATTGCCGCGGTGAAGCTCGGGCCTTCCGTTCGGGTGCTTCGACAGAAGGGTTGGATTGTCGAGCGCGGCGGCAATACGCCCGAGTGTCCCGCCGACGTCCGTGCCGATGCGATCGAGGTCGCCCGGGCCAGGGGCGAGCTGCGCCGTCTGGGAGACGGTTTGCGAAGAGCCGTGCCGGCGGAGCTGACGCTCGATTCCTGGGAATATCGGTGGCGCCGGCAGCGTTTCAAGTCGTTCTCTCACGCCTGCCGGGATGCGTTTCTGGCCTTGGAGAGAGCCGATCACGGTGCGTTGGATCGCCTGGCCCAGCTTTGCCAACAGGACGAGCGCGTGCAATCGTTGGTCCACGTGCTCCTTGAGGTCTGCGGCGATCCGTTCCGGCCCGAATACATCGATCGCGCCGGTCCCTATCGCAATGATCTATTGTATGGCATCTTGCGATTTGCCGTGTACAACCTCGATCTGGAAAGCCCCGTCTTCGCCTACACACGGTCCAAAGCGATGACCGAGCGTGATTCCTTTGAGAAATCCACCCTGGAGATCTGCGTCAACCACGTTGCCGAGCGGGATATCCTGGCCGGGGATTTCGCCGGGGCGCGGGCACTGCTCGACACGTACGCCGACCTGGACACCCACATCATTCGGGGGACGCTGGAACTGCTCTGCGGCGACCTGCCTGCGGCCCGCCTGGCGTACCAGCGGGCGGTGCAGCACGCGGGAAAGACCAAACGAGATCAGATGGCGTATCTTGGGAGCCTCCCCGGACTGTTGCACGTGTTGCTTCTCGTCCAGTCCGAGTCGCCACCGACATCGGGGCAGGATCGTCGCCAGGCCCGGACCTGGCTGGGATGGGTCCTCAAGGGCGGATCCCATGCTCCCTACTACGGCGCCTACTTCTTTCTGGATGCCCTTCTGTCTTTCTATGAGGGCGGTGCGACGCCGGGCGGGCCTGCCTGGCGCCCGTCGCATCGCCAGGGGCCGTCCCTGGTATGTCTGGCCACGTGCCTTATGCAGATGATGTACAGTCTCTACGCCTCGGATGCCCAGGCCCTCAAGGCCCGTAACGGCGCAGCGATGGCGGATGTGGAGAGCCTGCTCGACCAATGGGACCAACGGGGCGCCCGCTGGCCTGTGATGCAACTGTCGCGACTGATGGACCGGCTCGGCGTGGCGCTGCCGCAGTACGCGGCCCGGGCCGAGTCGTTCTTCGCGCAGAGTCCGGCACGGGACCTGTCCGAACTCTGGACCGTCAAGGAGATGTGGGAAAGCCAGATCGGCGCCCTGGAGCAACTCGTGCAGGAAAGCGAGTCGTCGGCCGGCGAGGTGGCTCAGAATACGCGTCGCCTGGGTTGGAGACTTTCGGATGCCGGGGAAGGCATGATTCTGGTCACGCCGGTCGAGCAGAAGCGCACCAAAAAGGGTTCCTGGACGGGCGGTCGCGAGGTGGCCCTGCACCGACTGATGAGTCCTGAGATCAGCGGATTGGATTACCTGACCGATCAGGACAAGGCGACCCTGGCGGGCGCCGCCGGGCGGCGCTCGGGCGGGTATTATAGCTACAACTACGCTGTGGACCTGAACCCCGGCCCGGTTCTGCAACACCTGGCGGGCCATACGAACGTCTTCTGGGAGGGCGCTCCGGACATTCCGGTGGAGATCGTCCGAGGCACGCCGGAAGTGCGTATCGTGCCCAAGGGCCAGAAGCTCAACATTACGATGGACCCTTACCCCGATCCCTACTACTGCGATGGCGTCTGGGCCATCGAGAGGGAATCCGCGAGCCGGCTGCGAATCGTCAAGTTCGATTCGGTGCACCGGAAGATGGCCGAGATCCTCGGGCCGACCGGCGTGACGATCCCCAAGGACCGCTCGGAAGAGGCCCTCAAACGCCTGCAAGGATTGTCCCGGCACGTTGCGATCCAGTCCAATGTGGCGTTGGCCGGCGAGGAGGCCGAGGCGGTCGAGCCGGACTGTCGGCCGCGACTGCGCTTGCAGCGGTTCGCAGAGGGTTTGCAGGTCCAGATGGTTGTCGTTCCCCTGGGCGGCGAATCGCAGCGGGCGTTTACGCCCGGTGCGGGCAATTCGCACCTGCTCGAATCCGTTGCCGGGCGGACCGTCCAGGCCCGCCGCAATCTCAAAGCGGAGGCCGCCTGCGCTGCGGAGGCGGTTGCTGCCGTTGCGATGCTGGAGGCGGGAGCGGATTGCGACTACACGTGGACGTTCGGCGATCCCCTCGAGGCGCTCGAGCTGTTGGAACAACTGCAGGGCATCTCGCCCGAACTGCTGACGGTCGAGTGGCCCAAGGGCGATCCGATCACCGTACGGCCCGTCTCGGCCAAACAGTTCCAATTCTCGATCCGCTCGGCGCAGAGTTGGTTCGAGGTCGAGGCCGCCGTCCAGGTCGATCGGGACGTGATGATCAAGATGCAGACGCTCCTCGACCAGATCGAGAGCGCCAATGGTCGGTTCATCGCCATCGGCAAGGACCAGTACATCGCGCTGACGCGCCAGCTCCGAAAGCAGTTGCAGGGGCTCTCGATGAGCGGCCAGCCCGTGCGCAAAGGCGGGGCCCTTCGCATTCATCCACTGGCGGCGATTGCTCTGGAGCAGTGGAAAGACGAGGTGGGCCGGTTCAAGGCCGATGCGGCATTCCACGACTGGGTCGAGCGGTTCCGCGCGATCGAATCGTATCAGGCGGAGATTCCCTCGACGCTCCAGGCCACGCTGCGGCCCTACCAAGAGCACGGGTTCCTCTGGCTGGCTCGCCTGGCCGAATGGGGCGCCGGCGGCTGCCTGGCCGACGACATGGGCCTGGGCAAGACCATCGAGGCCCTGGCGCTGATCCTGCACCGGGCGGCGCGAGGGCCGACGCTGGTGGTGGCGCCCACGAGCGTTTGCGCCAACTGGGTCAATGAGACGCAGCGGTTCGCTCCGACGCTTCGCCCGATTCGGTTCGGGATCGACGATCGCGGCCGTCGCGGGCAAGTGCTGGAGAACGTCGGGCCGTTCGATCTGGTGATCTGCTCCTATACGCTGCTTCAGCAGGAGGCCGACGCGATCAAGGACGTGCACTTCGCGACGATCGTGCTGGACGAGGCGCAGGCGATTAAGAACGCCGCGACGAAACGCTCTTCGGCGGCGATGAACCTGACGGCTGGTTTCCGCATGATCTGTACGGGCACGCCCATCGAGAACCGCCTTTCCGAGCTGTGGAACCTGTTTCGATTCATCAATCCCGGCCTGCTTGGCTCCGAGGATCGCTTCCGCGACCGGTTCGTGCGGCCCATCGA is from Anaerobaca lacustris and encodes:
- a CDS encoding nucleoside-diphosphate kinase, producing MDSNQLEQTLVLIKPDALKNSVTGFILSQLSEFHTGSRFAAAKIVNVHRMLAEEHYAEHRGKAFYAALLDYITGAVHYPVDVWKRRVIAIVYLGPNVLKTVREMAGPTNPHKAREERPGCLRALGTVVPILDAKGNKIDDRMDNLIHASATYEDAEREIKLWFLPHDIPPLMRAYPTEVCETHYYYKDDRLFNTYEPDSVFLLAPGDVVWKSDLEILRQHAQGQPSQGQLNKVVAKYLVNRTAQEQ
- the gap gene encoding type I glyceraldehyde-3-phosphate dehydrogenase, translating into MATKVAINGFGRIGRAVARIIMQRKGELELVAINDLADTKSLAHLFKYDTVMGRWNGTVEVKGDDIVINGKTVKVLGVRNPAELPWKDMGVSIVVESTGIFRAKESPKGGYMDHVKAGAKKVVLTVPAKDDIDATVVLGVNDEAITAKTQSISNASCTTNCLAPLAKALNDAFGIEKGLMVTVHGYTNDQNVCDMIHSDMRRARAAAQNIIPTTTGAAKAVGKVIPALNGKLDGYALRVPVITGSCVDLVADLKKEVTKDEVNAAVKAAAEGPMKGILAYCDEPIVSSDIIGDPHSSIFDSLCTMVQGKTVKVVSWYDNEWGYSTRTVDIMEKIAKM
- a CDS encoding type II toxin-antitoxin system VapC family toxin, which gives rise to MKTFFDSAAFAKRYVEEPGSDVVDALCATAAELALSVVCIPEIVSALNRRLRERSLSARQYRTAKDSLFEDIHDAAIVNLTADVISSCTTILEENPVRAMEALHIACALRWGAELFVSADQREVSAARKAGLRTRLI
- a CDS encoding type II toxin-antitoxin system Phd/YefM family antitoxin; this encodes MKAITFTEFRRQASGVLSDVEKGETFLVLRHGKPIAEISPPAADRSAGPSWKRPGLRLTAKGARLSAAIREERRREDVL
- a CDS encoding IS4 family transposase, producing the protein MLSLSVPRAGFKNDFSVITDSFLHTPGLPFASVLDAEALFGQADLFSTQIVLWAFLAQTLRDGKGVACSSAVADIAAYLLQTGQRPPCGDTGDYCRARAKLSRRALQRLAGEAADHLEQEAPASWLWKGRHAKLVDGFTFTMPDTADNQRAFPQIGAQRPGVGLPIARTCVVLSLATACVCDLAMGPYEGKETGETALLRRLLDTFNENDVVVFDRYYCSFMMLALLAQQGLHLCARRHQCRASDFRRGRRLGPGDHLVTWTRPPRPRWMSAESYEQMPEILTLREVRFQVTVPGRRTETITIVTTLTDPNVYSRQDLADLYGFRWNAELDIRQIKQTLHLDHVRCKTPAMVARELWVTVLAYNLIRKLIATSAVVHRKQPRHLSFTLACQSLLASWMVLATGSCRDRRALYNLLLAHLAAHGVANRPGRIEPRVLKRRRHRYPLMQQPRAQLRAKLTKT
- a CDS encoding aminotransferase class I/II-fold pyridoxal phosphate-dependent enzyme, coding for MPSNNTEYTIEPATRITRLPPYLFGRLNALKLAKRQQGADIIDLGMGNPQDPAPPLVIEKLCEAARDPRNHRYSASKGIKGLRIEMAKKYARKWNVDLDWEHEVLACIGSKEGFSHLCLAMLGPGDTAIVPDPAFPIHNYGVVLAGGNVITVPLGNDQKFLDTIAMVSEHLFPKPKLLILNYPHNPTTMTVDEGFFETVVDLAKRFKFTVIHDFAYGETVFDGYKAPSFLSAKGAKDVGVEFTTMSKPYNMAGFRVGFVAGNRQMIDYLATIKGYYDYGIFQAVQIAGIIAMRHCEDTIVAQNEIYRLRRDVVCEALERIGWSVEKPRAGMFVWTRVPDEHLRGKGTIDFAMDLMEHAEVAISPGGAFGENGEGYFRIALVENEQRLRQAIRNISRFLQEKPIRKAKAPK
- a CDS encoding DEAD/DEAH box helicase, yielding MDVATNRTRKEKRSPHGYPPGSRLAAMGQLSSLDGAVLTMFALSFGPLTRNDLVAALKQAGFAMPDGSAIAAVKLGPSVRVLRQKGWIVERGGNTPECPADVRADAIEVARARGELRRLGDGLRRAVPAELTLDSWEYRWRRQRFKSFSHACRDAFLALERADHGALDRLAQLCQQDERVQSLVHVLLEVCGDPFRPEYIDRAGPYRNDLLYGILRFAVYNLDLESPVFAYTRSKAMTERDSFEKSTLEICVNHVAERDILAGDFAGARALLDTYADLDTHIIRGTLELLCGDLPAARLAYQRAVQHAGKTKRDQMAYLGSLPGLLHVLLLVQSESPPTSGQDRRQARTWLGWVLKGGSHAPYYGAYFFLDALLSFYEGGATPGGPAWRPSHRQGPSLVCLATCLMQMMYSLYASDAQALKARNGAAMADVESLLDQWDQRGARWPVMQLSRLMDRLGVALPQYAARAESFFAQSPARDLSELWTVKEMWESQIGALEQLVQESESSAGEVAQNTRRLGWRLSDAGEGMILVTPVEQKRTKKGSWTGGREVALHRLMSPEISGLDYLTDQDKATLAGAAGRRSGGYYSYNYAVDLNPGPVLQHLAGHTNVFWEGAPDIPVEIVRGTPEVRIVPKGQKLNITMDPYPDPYYCDGVWAIERESASRLRIVKFDSVHRKMAEILGPTGVTIPKDRSEEALKRLQGLSRHVAIQSNVALAGEEAEAVEPDCRPRLRLQRFAEGLQVQMVVVPLGGESQRAFTPGAGNSHLLESVAGRTVQARRNLKAEAACAAEAVAAVAMLEAGADCDYTWTFGDPLEALELLEQLQGISPELLTVEWPKGDPITVRPVSAKQFQFSIRSAQSWFEVEAAVQVDRDVMIKMQTLLDQIESANGRFIAIGKDQYIALTRQLRKQLQGLSMSGQPVRKGGALRIHPLAAIALEQWKDEVGRFKADAAFHDWVERFRAIESYQAEIPSTLQATLRPYQEHGFLWLARLAEWGAGGCLADDMGLGKTIEALALILHRAARGPTLVVAPTSVCANWVNETQRFAPTLRPIRFGIDDRGRRGQVLENVGPFDLVICSYTLLQQEADAIKDVHFATIVLDEAQAIKNAATKRSSAAMNLTAGFRMICTGTPIENRLSELWNLFRFINPGLLGSEDRFRDRFVRPIEIDRDSSARATLKALVQPFILRRTKSQVLEDLPARTEVMRLVELTEEERALHESLRRRALERLEGVRDMDKGQAHIQVLAELMKLRRCCCNPRLVVPDCGLPGSKLEAFAELVDELLDNQHKALVFSQFVDHLSLLREHLDARKIRYQYLDGSTPARTRQKRIDAFQNGDGDLFLISLKAGGLGLNLTAADYVIHMDPWWNPAVEDQASDRAHRIGQTRPVTVYRLVAAETIEEKIVQLHHAKRDLADSLLEGTDAAHALTADDLINLLRTR